The genomic stretch TCTACCCGCTACTTCATATAAAGAGCTTCTATTTCTCCACTGGAGATCAACTTTGGCATGTTAGTGTTAAATATCTCAATTGATCCCCCCTTTTTTTGCGTTAGGAAATTCCATGTAAAGATTGGATTTAGCGAGAATTTTTATTGCGAAAGCACTTTTTCTGACTAAGTGTTTTTTCATTAGGTTTTATATGGGTCCAGCATTCTAGGTACATTTATTACAAGCTAAAGAGATATTGTAGAGCCATAAAAAAGCCCATTGAGATGGGCTTTAAACTTATAGATATTGTGGCAGCCCCATCCTTGGAGCTTTTGATAATAGCTGCACTAAACTAGGGGCATAATGCAGAAATCTTGTCCAACTCAATGGCAGTATTACCCCAGGCAATTTCGTCGTTATCACTAAAGTGATAAAAAACCATATCGTTGGGGAATAAGACTACGCTAATGCCTCCGAAACCAGCCATGTACGGTACCCATTTAGCGCCACTACAACCGTAGTCATGAGTAGCCTGGTCGATATCGTAGTACCAAAAGCCATTGTTGTACTTATCAGCACTACTGCCCGCACTCAACCCGCCAGAACCTAGGTTTAAAGTGGCATTGACCATGGTGCTATCAAGAGTTTGAATGCCATCAATTTTGCCCTCGGCCTTATTAAGAAACTCCCCTAATTTCACTACGTCATCACGCACATAAACTAAACCAAATCCCGTATGCGCTTGTGAAGCTGCATCTTGTGTACGCAAACTTGTGTATGTGGTGGGGCTGAGCCCTAAAGGCTTATATATCTCATCCACGACTACGTCACTGAAAAAATCAGCGCCACTACCGGCTATGCCTTGATAGTAAACATTCATTGCTCGGCCTAGCAAGTAAGTGTCTGAAGTGTGGTATACAAACGTATTCCCTGGCGTGGTTTTATAAGGGTAGGCGCAGGCAAAGCTCGCCTTGTCTGCGTGCGTAGTCTTAAAGAAAAAGTCATCTAGCTTGGTTTGTGACGCCTCATCTGCATGAGAAGTAGAAGAGGTGTAGTTACCCGTAGCCATATCCATAGCATTTTCGAAGGTAGTGCTGGCCCACTGAGAGCCGTAACACTCGCTAACATAATCATCTATGCCTAAGGTGCGCTGTGTGCCTGCATACTTTTGCTCTAAACGCATTAAACCGTAAGCGCCATTCACTGATTTAGCAGTGGAGTAAGACGGTACATTCATTACTTCACAGAAGGGGTAGTCGCCATAGCGGGTGCTGCAACCACCGGAGTAGTGAACGCCATTATAAGCTACGCCATAGATGGTCATATCAGCCGCAGTTATATCGCTGCCAATATTACTCGTCACTACACCATTACCAGGGTAGTCCGTTGCCAATGCCGAAATGGGTTTAACGGGCATACGACGCGCCACTTCATCCTCGTAATTGGACTTGATAGTGCTCGCTCCAGTAACGCTGTAATCCGAGTAGCTGGCACTCAGCTTACCCCAAAAGTTAACTTTCATATAAAGACAAGTTTCTGAGGCTATTTGATAAGACACATTCGACACGGAGCCGTCATCTTTAAATAAGAAAGTCATTACCCCGTTCCAAATACAGTCATTATTTCGTTCTTGCAAAGAAAATGGAAAGGACACACGTGAATAGCCGTTATCACTATCTTCATTCCATACTCTACCGGGCTCAAGAATGTAGGCCCAGGAAGTATGCTCGTCCTCGTATAGACCACGAGTAACGGGAATAAAGTGGGTGCCGTGCTGCACAAACTCAAACTCAAACTCAGGCAAATGCTCAGCATCTGGGTAGTACTGTAAATTATTATCGCCCCCTACCTCGGTAGCGCTGCCGTAGGTGTATTCACCACTGAGCGTGAGCTTGCCTTCAAAAGTATTGCTTGGGTTAGCGGCGTTAGCAGGAACAGCGTAATTGCTGTAATTCATAAGGTTAAGCGTGCCGCTGCCAGTCATAAAGCTGTAGCCAAGATTGCTACGGCTAACGTTGCCATCACCGGTAAAGGGGTCGTAAATGGAACCGCCTCCGCCATTATCGGGCACACCTGTGCCGCTAACATTCACCGTATAGGGGTTCTCGTCACTGTCATTGGAAGCAATGCTCAGCGTGTCACTGAAAACGCTTTCGGTAGTGGGTTCAAATTTAATACCCACGGTGCAATTGTTGCCTGCGGTAACAGTACTGCTGGAACAAGTGTCAGATACCACGCTGAAAGGGCTGGCCAAACCAGTAAGGCTACCTATATTGAGGTTCGAATCACCATTGTTGGTGATGGTTAATGTATTGGTTGCATTGCCGTCCACAACAACCGCGCCAAAAGAGCCTGAGCCGGCCACATCGATCTCTGGCCCGGAACCACCACTGATGGGTGTACCTGTCAGCGTGATGTTATCGCCATAGCAATAGTTGCCGTACCAAGTGTATGCGCGCAATCGCAGCTGCACATTGGGATTGTCGTCCAGCCCGGTGGACACACTGGTGGTGTCGAAAGAACCATCGTCACCGCCATCGGTAATCCAATGTAAAATATTCCAAGAGGTACCGCTGTTGGTAGAATATTCAGCATAACAAAAATCGTAATAGACTAAATACAGTGCTGCTAGATCCATAGACAAGCTGACACTTTCATAACCTTCGGTGGAAACAGCAATAACACCTTGCCGCAAGCCATCAGTACGCATGGAGTAATTACCCGCATAATAATTGGCGGCATCGTAGCCGTCGCCACTTATGCTCCAGTTGCTGTATTCACCGTCTTGAAAATCTTCGCTAAAAATGGTGTCTGCTTGGACGGGTAATAAACAGCCCCAAAGCAATGCCCCCATAGCGGTTAAATATTTTTTATTAATCATGTTTTAAGCCTCGTAGTTGCAAGTATTTATTTTCTTGAGTCCTTATACTTTTTATCCATTACTTGTCATTTGTATCGACCGCAGTGCAGTGCATCTAATTTGATACATA from Dasania marina DSM 21967 encodes the following:
- a CDS encoding choice-of-anchor D domain-containing protein, which gives rise to MINKKYLTAMGALLWGCLLPVQADTIFSEDFQDGEYSNWSISGDGYDAANYYAGNYSMRTDGLRQGVIAVSTEGYESVSLSMDLAALYLVYYDFCYAEYSTNSGTSWNILHWITDGGDDGSFDTTSVSTGLDDNPNVQLRLRAYTWYGNYCYGDNITLTGTPISGGSGPEIDVAGSGSFGAVVVDGNATNTLTITNNGDSNLNIGSLTGLASPFSVVSDTCSSSTVTAGNNCTVGIKFEPTTESVFSDTLSIASNDSDENPYTVNVSGTGVPDNGGGGSIYDPFTGDGNVSRSNLGYSFMTGSGTLNLMNYSNYAVPANAANPSNTFEGKLTLSGEYTYGSATEVGGDNNLQYYPDAEHLPEFEFEFVQHGTHFIPVTRGLYEDEHTSWAYILEPGRVWNEDSDNGYSRVSFPFSLQERNNDCIWNGVMTFLFKDDGSVSNVSYQIASETCLYMKVNFWGKLSASYSDYSVTGASTIKSNYEDEVARRMPVKPISALATDYPGNGVVTSNIGSDITAADMTIYGVAYNGVHYSGGCSTRYGDYPFCEVMNVPSYSTAKSVNGAYGLMRLEQKYAGTQRTLGIDDYVSECYGSQWASTTFENAMDMATGNYTSSTSHADEASQTKLDDFFFKTTHADKASFACAYPYKTTPGNTFVYHTSDTYLLGRAMNVYYQGIAGSGADFFSDVVVDEIYKPLGLSPTTYTSLRTQDAASQAHTGFGLVYVRDDVVKLGEFLNKAEGKIDGIQTLDSTMVNATLNLGSGGLSAGSSADKYNNGFWYYDIDQATHDYGCSGAKWVPYMAGFGGISVVLFPNDMVFYHFSDNDEIAWGNTAIELDKISALCP